In a genomic window of Methanoregula sp. UBA64:
- the cbiQ gene encoding cobalt ECF transporter T component CbiQ: protein MIPEWMQKIEAGPCPCCTASFGKKKSFVQKAISDIFTFFEECLVNDSIAKRKGLLQSLDPRVKLVSMVVLIFAIAMTRDIRLLAIVYVLTLFFAWASRIELGFFLKRVWVFIPIFAGIIMIPIMFNVFMPGDTLITVATLGPDAHFGPFALPPVITITYQGVMLAILFVLRVATCVSAAVLLFLTTPRDLLFKSLRSLKVPKVYVLTLDMCYRYIFLFTDMVRGFYTAKKSRSIKTLPLIEEQKWVGGRVGYTLIKSLNMSEKVHGAMMSRGFNGDIKIMHRYSIHRRDYVACVSVVALSIFLMLASQNLIRI from the coding sequence ATGATACCGGAATGGATGCAGAAGATCGAAGCCGGCCCCTGTCCCTGCTGCACGGCAAGTTTTGGCAAAAAGAAAAGTTTTGTCCAGAAGGCGATCTCTGACATCTTCACCTTCTTTGAGGAATGCCTGGTTAACGACAGCATTGCCAAACGCAAAGGCCTGCTGCAAAGCCTGGACCCCCGGGTAAAACTGGTCTCGATGGTTGTCCTCATTTTTGCCATCGCAATGACGCGCGATATCCGGCTCCTTGCCATCGTGTACGTGCTGACACTCTTCTTTGCCTGGGCAAGCAGGATAGAACTGGGTTTTTTCCTGAAACGGGTCTGGGTCTTCATCCCGATCTTTGCCGGAATCATCATGATCCCGATCATGTTCAACGTCTTTATGCCCGGCGATACGCTGATCACGGTTGCAACGTTAGGCCCGGATGCACATTTCGGGCCGTTTGCGCTGCCGCCGGTCATCACCATCACGTACCAGGGTGTGATGCTCGCCATCCTTTTTGTCCTGCGGGTTGCAACCTGCGTATCGGCAGCCGTCCTCCTGTTCCTCACCACACCCCGGGATCTTCTCTTCAAATCCCTCCGCTCGCTCAAAGTCCCCAAGGTCTATGTCCTTACGCTGGACATGTGCTACCGGTACATCTTCCTCTTCACCGATATGGTCCGGGGCTTTTATACGGCAAAAAAAAGCCGGTCGATCAAGACCCTGCCGCTGATAGAAGAACAGAAATGGGTGGGGGGCCGTGTCGGCTATACGCTGATAAAATCACTTAATATGAGCGAGAAGGTACACGGGGCTATGATGTCACGGGGATTTAACGGCGACATCAAAATTATGCACCGGTACTCGATACACCGAAGGGACTATGTGGCGTGCGTGAGTGTGGTGGCGCTCAGTATATTCCTGATGCTTGCGTCCCAGAACCTGATACGGATTTAA
- a CDS encoding type II secretion system F family protein: MRGLSFPPLARLEERISSYETISFGADLRKSLRAAHMPVTLETYLHSIHINLVASLAVYGVLLVFFSVSGFTLNLGPFTTSDLIFWLLLFCILVPGIYVIQIYHPAIVAQGRKSKIELDLPYAISFMQALSTTMPPFEMIRKVYEEQDMFGEVSKEFGVIVRNVEVFGDDLISAMRDLQHVTPSNNLRDFLNDLGIVFDSGGDVSSYLAAKTEFYREQAKRELELVLKTIEIMAEVYVSAFVAGPIALIIMIVAQGMTNQSGMDWILPLMYIMIPAGAIVMIWLLSIMLPPENLEVSHKEIAEYDFGSSIPEKSVADSPEKTRDDETFFKRIKAQKERNRIYNIIRHPLQAYIKTYDYSIIAGGIIDCILVLFWIMGIFDGIFPHNVFESVICLLIIGFMAPVAVAYEGRRWYVRNVEAHLPEFLRELSDMKDIGLTIQDAIHRISGAKLGLLSSELSSASRDIRAGTNVNSALVRMEERIGLVSVKRAISLLVRASEITTNLRQIFMIAITDFEHYLKLKSERENTTIVYVMIIYLSFGIYLYTAYQLNVPFLASFKGQNVTMDIAGNTTEMFRIGIILGAFSGVMAGQFSSNSILSGFKHSIILLIATVVMFVFFIT, encoded by the coding sequence ATGAGGGGTCTCTCTTTTCCCCCGCTCGCCCGGCTCGAAGAGCGGATCTCCTCGTACGAAACGATCTCGTTTGGCGCGGACCTGCGAAAGTCCCTGCGTGCCGCCCATATGCCGGTAACCCTGGAAACCTACCTTCATTCCATTCATATCAATCTTGTTGCATCGCTTGCAGTCTACGGGGTACTTCTGGTATTTTTCTCGGTCTCGGGATTTACTCTCAATCTCGGGCCGTTTACTACCAGCGACCTCATCTTCTGGCTGCTGCTCTTCTGCATACTGGTCCCGGGAATCTACGTGATCCAGATCTATCACCCGGCAATTGTTGCCCAGGGACGCAAGAGCAAGATCGAACTGGATCTGCCGTACGCGATCTCGTTTATGCAGGCCCTCTCCACGACCATGCCCCCGTTCGAGATGATCCGCAAGGTGTACGAGGAACAGGACATGTTCGGGGAAGTATCCAAGGAGTTCGGGGTGATTGTCCGAAATGTCGAGGTATTTGGCGACGACCTGATCTCGGCCATGCGGGATCTCCAGCATGTCACGCCTTCGAATAATCTCCGGGATTTCTTAAACGATCTGGGGATTGTCTTTGACAGCGGGGGCGATGTATCATCCTATCTTGCGGCAAAGACCGAGTTTTACCGGGAGCAGGCAAAACGGGAACTGGAGCTTGTGTTAAAGACCATCGAGATCATGGCGGAGGTCTATGTCTCTGCCTTCGTGGCCGGGCCCATAGCGCTCATCATCATGATCGTTGCGCAGGGCATGACCAACCAGAGCGGCATGGACTGGATCCTTCCCCTGATGTATATCATGATCCCGGCCGGTGCAATCGTGATGATCTGGCTTCTTTCCATCATGCTCCCCCCGGAGAACCTGGAAGTCAGCCACAAGGAGATCGCCGAATACGATTTCGGCTCTTCCATTCCTGAAAAATCTGTTGCAGATTCCCCGGAAAAAACTCGTGACGATGAGACCTTTTTTAAACGGATCAAGGCACAGAAGGAACGGAACCGCATTTACAATATTATCCGCCATCCTCTGCAGGCCTACATTAAAACCTATGATTACAGTATCATTGCGGGGGGGATTATCGACTGCATCCTTGTCCTTTTCTGGATAATGGGAATATTTGACGGTATCTTCCCGCATAATGTCTTTGAATCGGTGATCTGCCTGCTCATCATCGGTTTCATGGCGCCCGTGGCCGTTGCCTACGAAGGCCGGCGCTGGTATGTACGAAACGTTGAAGCCCACCTGCCGGAATTCCTGCGCGAACTTTCGGATATGAAGGATATCGGTCTTACCATCCAGGACGCCATTCACCGGATCTCAGGAGCAAAACTGGGGCTGCTCAGTTCCGAACTGTCCAGCGCGTCCCGGGATATCCGGGCCGGGACCAACGTGAACTCGGCACTGGTGCGCATGGAAGAGCGTATCGGCCTGGTCTCGGTCAAACGTGCGATCTCCCTCTTGGTCCGGGCCAGCGAGATCACCACGAACCTGCGCCAGATATTCATGATAGCCATCACCGATTTCGAGCATTATCTCAAGCTCAAGAGCGAACGGGAGAACACCACCATCGTGTACGTGATGATCATCTACCTTTCGTTCGGGATCTACCTTTATACTGCATACCAGCTCAATGTCCCGTTCCTTGCCAGTTTCAAGGGCCAGAACGTGACCATGGATATTGCCGGCAACACCACGGAGATGTTCCGGATCGGGATCATCCTCGGGGCATTCTCCGGGGTCATGGCCGGCCAGTTCTCATCTAACAGTATCCTTTCCGGCTTCAAGCACAGTATCATTCTCCTGATTGCTACCGTGGTTATGTTTGTCTTTTTTATTACGTGA
- a CDS encoding type II/IV secretion system ATPase subunit, producing MSALTRPGQTGEALFYGVFCIALVTGTLVLLVDMPLFLVIVLSVVSLATLITGIAAAKTRFFPRSVVPAAESPSPVFPEPEYVPPTERPEPVQPDMTVASADPDASEKPEHGLLTKYPVTPPFSSVKIVRQGNAGFTYVIIEPAITAREKIILQETYGRLRDVIIYDDPENTVDKHINPDTIYPIFRQFDPALTDERLGILYYYLRRDLSGYGPLDVLMHDSAIEDMSCNGQELPVFIFHRVYGSLPTSVVFSEGELNQFVLKLAQKANKQVSLSNPMVDATLPDGARIQLTYSEVVSTKGSSFTIRKFREEPMTPLDLLSLKTYNSEILAFLWLAIEHHKSMIIAGGTASGKTSTMNAVSIFIPQNAKIVSLEDTREIQLPHKNWLPTQTRELTSSGVKGDDIDLFSLLKACMRQRPEYIIVGEVRGREAQTLFQAMNTGHATLSTIHAGSVQEAVNRLTHDPINVSPVMFTALNLIVIQSLYSFGNTRIRRCVSINEIEVDKNGEIQSYPLYEWDMESDTFLKKTEKSRVLADIAAHRGWSDEEVSRQLQKRQEFFTWAIEVRPPDIQDLANAIHNMSD from the coding sequence ATGTCTGCACTTACCCGGCCCGGACAGACCGGTGAGGCTCTCTTTTATGGCGTCTTTTGTATCGCCCTTGTAACCGGCACCCTGGTTCTTTTGGTGGATATGCCGCTTTTTTTGGTAATCGTCCTTTCGGTGGTTTCGCTTGCCACCTTAATAACCGGGATTGCAGCGGCAAAAACACGATTTTTCCCCCGGTCGGTTGTTCCGGCTGCTGAATCCCCATCCCCGGTCTTTCCGGAACCTGAATATGTTCCCCCGACAGAAAGACCGGAACCGGTACAGCCGGATATGACGGTGGCTTCTGCCGATCCGGACGCTTCGGAGAAACCCGAGCATGGCCTGCTCACGAAATACCCGGTGACGCCCCCCTTTTCATCGGTTAAGATCGTACGGCAGGGGAATGCCGGATTCACGTATGTGATCATCGAACCTGCCATCACCGCCCGGGAAAAGATCATCCTCCAGGAGACCTATGGCAGGCTCCGTGACGTGATCATCTATGACGATCCGGAAAATACGGTGGACAAGCACATCAATCCCGATACCATCTATCCCATCTTTCGCCAGTTCGACCCGGCACTGACTGACGAGCGGCTGGGCATCCTTTACTATTACCTCAGGCGCGATCTTTCCGGGTATGGCCCGCTCGATGTCCTGATGCACGATTCTGCGATTGAAGATATGAGCTGCAACGGCCAGGAGCTTCCGGTCTTTATCTTCCATCGGGTTTACGGCAGCCTCCCGACAAGCGTGGTATTCTCTGAAGGGGAACTCAACCAGTTCGTGTTAAAACTTGCACAGAAAGCAAACAAGCAGGTCTCTCTCTCGAACCCGATGGTCGATGCCACGCTTCCCGATGGGGCACGTATCCAGCTCACCTACAGCGAGGTAGTCTCCACCAAGGGGAGCTCGTTTACCATCCGCAAGTTCCGCGAAGAGCCCATGACCCCGCTCGATCTGCTCAGTCTCAAAACATATAACTCCGAGATCCTTGCTTTCCTCTGGCTTGCGATCGAGCATCACAAGAGCATGATCATTGCAGGAGGCACTGCGAGCGGCAAGACCTCGACCATGAACGCGGTCTCGATCTTCATCCCGCAGAATGCAAAGATTGTGTCGCTGGAAGATACCCGTGAGATCCAGCTTCCTCACAAGAACTGGCTGCCTACCCAGACCCGCGAACTCACTTCAAGCGGAGTCAAAGGGGACGATATCGACCTTTTCTCATTACTGAAAGCCTGCATGCGGCAGCGGCCGGAGTACATCATAGTGGGAGAAGTGCGGGGGCGCGAAGCCCAGACACTCTTCCAGGCCATGAATACCGGCCATGCCACGCTCTCGACCATCCATGCCGGCAGTGTCCAGGAAGCGGTCAACCGGCTTACCCACGATCCGATCAACGTATCGCCGGTCATGTTTACGGCGCTCAACCTGATTGTCATCCAGTCGCTCTACTCGTTCGGGAACACACGTATACGGCGCTGTGTTTCTATTAACGAGATCGAAGTGGACAAAAACGGGGAGATCCAGTCGTATCCTCTCTATGAATGGGATATGGAGAGCGATACCTTCCTTAAGAAAACCGAAAAATCCCGGGTGCTTGCCGATATCGCAGCCCATCGCGGATGGTCTGACGAGGAAGTATCCCGGCAGCTCCAGAAACGTCAGGAGTTCTTTACCTGGGCCATCGAAGTCCGGCCGCCGGATATCCAGGATCTTGCAAACGCGATTCACAACATGAGTGACTGA